The region AGGATTTGATCGAGACCGCGTCCTTCCTCCAGGTCACCTCCATCCTGAAGCTCCTCTCCGCCGAGATCCGCCTGGACAACTGCGTGGACCTCTACGGCCTCTCGGAGGTCTACGGCACGCACGAGCTGCACCGCGCCTGCCTCAAGTACATGAGCTGCCACTATCACCCCATGATGAGGCGGCCCGAGTTCGGCCGCCTGCCCTGCGCCGTCAGGGAGCAGGTGAGGGAGATGCGCATGAAGGGCAGCTCCACCCTGGTGGTCATCGGCGACTTCTCCTACCTCTGCATGGACGTGCTGGACCACGACGAGCCCTGGTCCATGCTGAGGTACGGCGAGGCGGAGCGGCGCTGGAAGCCTTTGGCCAACAACTTGCCTCCGGACATGATCAACGTCAGAGGCTACGGCTCGGCCGTCCTGGACAACTACCTCTTCGTCGTCGGGGGTTACAGGACCACCAGCCAGGAGATCTCCGCTGTGCACTGCTACAACCCCTGCAGGAACGAGTGGAACCAGGTGGCGCCGCTCAACCAAAAAAGGTACcagtactctcactattatgttagatccactatggactggactctcacaatattatgttagatccactatggactggactctcactattatgttagatccactatggactggactctcactattatgttagatccactatggactggactctcactattatgctagatccaccatggactggactctcacactattatgttagatccactatggactggactctcactattatgctagatccactatggactggactctcactattatgtagatccaccatggactggactctcacactattatgctagatccactatggactggcctctcactattatgttagatacactatggactagactctcactattatgttagatccaccatggactggactctcacactattatgttagatccactatggactggactctcacactattatgttagatccactatggactggactctcactattatgttagatccactatggactggactctcacactattatgttagatccactatggactggactctcacactattatgttagatccactatggacttgactctcactattatgctagatccactatggactggactctcactattatgttagatccactatggactggactatcacactattatgttagatccactatggactggactctcactattatgctagatccactatggactggactctcacactattatgttagatccactatggactggactctcacactattatgttagatccactatggactggactctcacactattatgttagatacactatggactggactctcactattatgttagatccactatggactggactctcacaatattatgttagatccactatggactggactctcactattatgttagatccactatggactggactctcactattatgctggattcactatggactggactctcactattatgttggatccactatggactggactctcactattatgttagatctactatggactgaactctcacaatattatgttagatccactatggactggactctcactattatgttagatccactatggactggactctcactattatgctagatccactatggactggactctcactattatgttagatccactatggactggactctcactattatgctagatccactatggactggactctcactattatgctagatccactatggactggactctcactattatgttagatccactatggactggactctcactattatgttagatccaccatggactggactctcacactattatgttaggtccactatggactggactctcactattatgttagatccaccatggactggactctcacactattatgttagatccactatagactggactctcactattatgttagatccactatggactggactctcactattatgttagatcaactatggactggactctcactattatgttagatccactatggactggactctcactattatgttagatccactatggactggactctcacactattatgttagatacactatggactggactctcacactattatgttagatccactttggactggactctcacactattatgttagatccactatggactggactctcactattatgttagatccactatggactggactctcactattatgttagatccactatggactggactctcactattatgttagatccactatggactggactctcactattatgttagatccactatggactggactctcactattatgttagatccactatggactggactctcactattatgttagatccactattgactggactctcactattatgttagatccactatggactggactctcactattatgttagatccactatggactggactctcactattatgttagatccactatggactggactctcactattatgttagatccactattgactggactctcactattatgttagatccactatggactggactctcactattatgttagatccactttggactggactctcactattatgctagatccactatggactggactctcacactattatgttagatgattccgtacattaggcgcagcgggttataaggcgcactgtggagttttgagaacatgaaaggatttgaagtgcgccttacagtgcgAGAAATACGGTCATCTTGCCATCCATCAGCGCTTCAAGTGTCACTCACCTGTGCTCTGTGCTTTTGTTCAGGTCCAACTTCAAGCTGCTGGCGGTCCAGGGGAAGCTCTACGCGGTGGGGGGTCAGTGTTTGGGAACGGTGGAGTGTTACAGCCCCGAGAACGACTTCTGGACTTGTGTGACTTCAATGCCCGACCCGCTGTCCGAGTTCTCCGCCTGCGAGTGCCAGGGGATGATCTACATCATGGGTGGATACACCGCACGAGGTGGGCGCTTTTTGTCTTGCGGCGAAATCCCAAAGGTGACACTGTCCATCTCTCAGACAGGAACACCAAACTCCTCCGCTACTGCCCCGCCTCCGACACTTGGGCGGCGTTCCGACCGAGCTCGGTGCATGTGCGCAAACAGCAGATGCTCTCGGTGGAGGACATCATCTACCTGGTGGGGGGCTACACGCACCAACTGGGGCACCAGCAGCAGCGTCTCAGCCAGACGGAGGACGTGCTCACCGTGCAGTCCTACAACGTGACCACGGGCGAGTGGCTCCTCTTGAAGGAGAACACGTCCAAGTCGGGTCTGAATCTGACCTGCGCGTCGCACAACGACGGCATCTACATGATGGGCCGCGACGTGGGCCTGATCACCAGCTTGGAGCACCGCGTCTTCCTCAAGTACAACATCTTCTCCGACGCCTGGGAGGCCGTCAGGCGCTTCGCGGTGCTGGGACAGAACATGCTGCTGTGCTCGCTTTACCTCCCCGACGTGCTCTGACGGAGGGAGAACTGCAGGGAACACGAGGCGggacagtgcagtgtcaacacaggCCAGCGGGTGGCGGGCTTGCAGCTCGTATGTAGCACTCCAAAGCAAACTAACTTCTTCAGCATGACTCTCGTTGCTTTGGCATCGATTGGATTCTCTGTGCCTAAAATAAAGCAACATTCTACCATGCAAAAGTCTAAATATAGGAAAACCGTTTTGGTTTTACCCATCAACCAttgtgtccaaacattcacacatttgcttttctacaccaaaattcatctatttcttcttcttctccagattttggcaggCTCCACCTTCCACatgtttcacccgattcaaaccattccaacttcaaactgttcagcctcttcgggaatggcgggctttcccttgacaaattcccagattttccagaattcctggttttccaggacatttttcccattcaaaatgaattggccttttttcaaacttccaccatttccacatttttcaaccgattcaaaccattccaacttcaaactgttcagcctcttCGGGAATGGCAGGCTTTCCattgactaattccaaaaattcccagattttccagaattcctggttttcctggacattttttctattaaatgaattggacatttttcaaacttccaccatttccacatttttcaaccgattcaaaccattccaacttcaaactgttcagcctcttcaggaatggcgggctttcccttgactaattccaaaaattcccagattttccaggacattttttctattcaaaatgaattggccttttttcaaacttccaccatttccacattttttatccgattcaaacccttccaacttcaaactgttagcctcttcgggaatggcgggcttttccttgactaattccaaaaattcccagattttccagaattcctggttttccaggacattttttccattcaaaatgaattgaccttttttcaaacttccaccatttccatatttttcaaccgattcaaaccattccaacttcaaactgttcagcctcttcgggaatggcgggctttcccttgactaattccaaaaattcccagattttccagaattcttggttttccaggacattttttgcattcaaaatgaattggccatttttcaaacttccaccatttccaaatgttttatccgattcaaaccattccaacttcaaactgttcagcctctttgagaatggcgggctttcccttgacaaattccaaaaattcccagattttccagaattcctggttttccaggacatgttttccattcaaaatgaattggccatttttcaaactttctaccatttccacatttttcaaccaattcaaaccattccaccttcaaactgttcagcctcttcggtaatcgcaggctttcccttgacaaattccaaaaaatcccagattttccagaattcctggttttccaggacattttttgcattcaaaatgaattggccatttttcaaacttccaccatttccacattcttcaaccgattcaaaccatttcaccttcaaactgttcaacctcttcgggaatggcgggctttcccttgacaaattccaaaaattcccagatttcccagaatttctggttttccaggacattttttctattcaaaatgaattggacatttttcaaacttccaccatttccacatttttcaaccgattcaaaccattccaacttcaaactgtttagcctcttcgggaatggcgggctttcccttgactaattccaaaaattcccagattttccagaattcctggttttccaggacattttttctattcaaaatgaattggacatttttcaaacttccaccatttccacatttttcaaccgattcaaaccattccaacttcaaactgttcagcctcttcgggaatggcaggctttcccttgactatttccaaaaattcccagattttccagaattcctggttttccaggacatttttcccattcaaaatgaattggccttttttcaaacttccaccatttccacatttttcaaccgattcaaaccattgcaacttcaaactgttcagcctcttTGGGAatggcaggctttcccttgacaaattccaaaaattcccagatttcccagaattcccggttttccaggacatttttcccattcaaaatgaattggccatttttcaaacttccaccatttccacatttttcaaccgattcaaaccattccaacttcaaactgttcagcctcttcgggaatggcgggctttcccttgacaaattcccagattttccagaattcctggttttccaggacatttttcccattgaaaattaattggccatttttcaaacttccaccatttccaaattttttatccgattcaagccattccaccttcaaactgttcagcctcttcgggaatggcgggctttctcttgactaattccaaaaattcccagattttccataattcctggttttccaggacatttttcccattcaaaatgaattggccatttttcaaacttccaccatttccacattttttatccgattcaaacccttccaacttcaaactgttcagcctctttgagaatggcgggctttcccttgacaaattccaaaaattcccagattttccagaattcctggttttccaggacattttttccattcaaaatgaattggccatttttcaaacttccaccatttccacatttttcaaccgattcaaaccattccaacttcaaactgttcagcctcttCGGGAATGGCGGTCTTTcccttgactaattccaaaaattcccagattttccagaattcttggttttccaggacattttttgcattcaaaatgaattggccatttttcaaactttctaccatttccacatttttcaaccaattcaaaccattccaccttcaaactgttcagcctcttcggtaatcgcaggctttcccttgacaaattccaaaaaatcccagattttccagaattcctggttttccaggacattttttgcattcaaaatgaattggccatttttcaaacttccaccatttacacattcttcaaccaattcaaaccatttcaccttcaaactgttcaacctcttcgggaatggcgggctttcccttgacaaattcccagattttccagaattcctggttttccaggacatctttcccattgaaaattaattggccatttttcaaacttccaccatttccaaattttgtatccgattcaaaccattccaccttcaaactgttcagcctcttcgggaatggcagtctttcccttgacaaattccaaaaattcccagattttccagaattcctggttttccaggacatttttgccattaaaatgaattggccatttttcaaacttccaccgtttccacatttttcaaccaattcaaaccattccaacttcaaactgttcagcctcttcgggaatggtgggctttcccttgacaaattccaaaaattcccagattttccagaattcctggttttccaggacatttttgccattgaaaatgaattggccatttttcaaacttccaccatttccacattttttatccgattcaaacccttccaacttcaaactgttcagcctctttgagaatggcgggctttcccttgacaaattccaaaaattcccatattttccagaattcctggttttccaggacattttttccattcaaaatgaattggccatttttcaaacttccaccatttccacatttttcaaccgattcaaaccattgcaacttcaaactgttcagcctcttTGGGAatggcaggctttcccttgacaaattccaaaaattcccagatttcccagaattcctggttttccaggacatttttcccattcaaaatgaattggccatttttcaaacttccaccatttccacatttttcaaccgattcaaaccattccaacttcaaactgttcagcctcttcgggaatggcgggctttcccttgacaaattcccagattttccagaattcctggttttccaggacatttttcccattgaaaattaattggccatttttcaaacttccaccatttccaaattttttatccgattcaaaccattccaccttcaaactgttcagcctcttcaggaatggcgggctttctcttgactaattccaaaaattcccagattttccagaattcctggttttccaggacatttttcccattcaaaatgaattggccatttttcaaacttccaccatttccacatttttcaacccattcaaaccattccaacttcaaactgttcagcctcttcgggaatggcgggctttcccttgacaaattccaaaaattcccagattttccagaattcctggttttccaggacatttttgccattaaaatgaattggccatttttcaaacttccaccgtttccatatttttcaaccgattcaaaccattccaacttcaaactgttcagcctcttcgggaatggcgggctttcccttgactaattccaaaaattcccagattttccagaattcctcgttttccaggacattttttctattcaaaatgaattggccatttttcaaacttccaccatttccacatttttcaaccgattcaaacaattccaacttcaaactgttcagcctcttcgggaatggcgggctttcccttgaaaaattccaaaaattcccagattttccagaattcctggttttccaggacattttttctattcaaaatgatttggccttttttcaaacttccaccattttcacatttttcaaccgattcaaaccattccaacttcaaactgttcagcctctttgggaatggcgggctttcccttgacaaattcaaaaaattccctggttttccagaattcctggttttccaggacattttttctattcaaaatgatttggccttttttcaaacttccaccattttcacatttttcaaccgattcaaaccattccaacttcaaactgttcagcctctttgggaatggcgggctttcccttgactaattcaaaaaattccctggttttccaggacatttttcccattcaaaatgaattggccttttttttttcaaatttccacatttttcaaccgattcaaaccattctggaAAATCAAAGTAccaattttccaagttcaaaaacattacaggattttccaaaattcctggttttccaaagccccatttccacccttttttctggcgactactccttccacattttccgacgcatttgaaccgttccaccgtcaaaacattcctcttattcaggacaaaaaactaagatgttttttgaactggaaacattcccggtttccctgaaattccaggaactttgtaacaccatttctcaattcaaaatattactactttaacat is a window of Nerophis lumbriciformis linkage group LG25, RoL_Nlum_v2.1, whole genome shotgun sequence DNA encoding:
- the klhl42 gene encoding kelch-like protein 42, which translates into the protein MSSDQMIAIVMEDKIYEVDKKKLIEKSDYFRALYSSGMRESTEDSVQLRGLSVPGLELVLDFINTSKVEVANETLEDLIETASFLQVTSILKLLSAEIRLDNCVDLYGLSEVYGTHELHRACLKYMSCHYHPMMRRPEFGRLPCAVREQVREMRMKGSSTLVVIGDFSYLCMDVLDHDEPWSMLRYGEAERRWKPLANNLPPDMINVRGYGSAVLDNYLFVVGGYRTTSQEISAVHCYNPCRNEWNQVAPLNQKRSNFKLLAVQGKLYAVGGQCLGTVECYSPENDFWTCVTSMPDPLSEFSACECQGMIYIMGGYTARDRNTKLLRYCPASDTWAAFRPSSVHVRKQQMLSVEDIIYLVGGYTHQLGHQQQRLSQTEDVLTVQSYNVTTGEWLLLKENTSKSGLNLTCASHNDGIYMMGRDVGLITSLEHRVFLKYNIFSDAWEAVRRFAVLGQNMLLCSLYLPDVL